A region from the Hydra vulgaris chromosome 08, alternate assembly HydraT2T_AEP genome encodes:
- the LOC136082948 gene encoding uncharacterized protein LOC136082948, whose protein sequence is MDLEVKKKKKKKKKRVRAKPKIRWWKLKDEDCCVKFKDEQDEEIRQKYKEMCGKTKRAVAKAKEKAYSNLYEKLNTKEGEKDLYRLARQRNRDGEESVLGRWKKYFEELMNQENDREGRLQETEIVNQEVPQVTKEKVRAAIRRMKCGKAVGPDDIPVETWKCLGEIAVEFLTGLFNRILEGQKMPEEWRHSIMVPIFKNKGDVQSYSNYRGIKLISYSLKIWERVVEARLRGKVETCEQQYGFMPAKCTTDAMFALRVLNGEV, encoded by the exons ATGGATTTGGAGgtgaagaagaagaagaagaagaagaagaagagaGTGAGAGCAAAACCTAAGATCAGGTGGTGGAAGTTAAAGGATGAGGACTGTTGTGTAAAGTTCAAGGATGAG CAAGATGAAGAAATTAGGCAGAAGTACAAAGAGATGTGTGGCAAGACAAAGAGAGCAGTAGCAAAAGCTAAAGAAAAGGCATATAGTAATCTGTATGAGAAGTTGAACACTAAGGAAGGGGAAAAGGATCTGTACAGATTGGCCAGACAGAGAAACCGTGATGG TGAGGAGAGTGTTTTGGGAAGGTGGAAGAAGTATTTTGAGGAGCTAATGAATCAAGAGAATGATAGGGAAGGAAGATTACAAGAGACAGAGATTGTGAATCAGGAGGTTCCCCAGGTAACCAAGGAGAAAGTAAGGGCTGCAATTCGGAGAATGAAGTGTGGTAAGGCAGTTGGACCGGATGATATTCCAGTGGAGACATGGAAATGTTTGGGAGAGATAGCAGTGGAGTTTTTGACAGGGTTATTTAACAGAATCTTGGAAGGTCAGAAGATGCCTGAGGAGTGGAGACATAGCATAATGGtgccaattttcaaaaataaaggcGACGTTCAGAGCTATAGTAATTACAGGGGAATAAAGTTGATCAGCTACAGCTTGAAAATCTGGGAAAGAGTAGTGGAAGCTCGGCTTAGAGGAAAAGTTGAGACCTGTGAGCAGCAGTATGGTTTCATGCCAGCTAAGTGCACCACAGATGCTATGTTTGCTCTGAGAGTGTTAAATGGAGAAGTATAG
- the LOC136082946 gene encoding craniofacial development protein 2-like, producing MNVISAYAPQVGCDTEEKEEFWRVLNEVVLQVPIEERLILGAYFNGHVGEGNSGDEKVIGRYGVKERNTEGQMVVDFAKRIKMAVFNTYFKKKEQVDYILCRRKNLKEVSVRIGKRIVLGLRNLKEVRVRIARWYQERVWLNSIGW from the coding sequence ATGAATGTTATCAGTGCTTATGCTCCTCAGGTAGGGTGTGATACGGAGGAGAAAGAAGAATTCTGGAGAGTGTTAAATGAAGTTGTTCTGCAGGTCCCTATAGAAGAGAGATTAATTCTTGGAGCATATTTTAATGGACATGTTGGTGAAGGGAACAGTGGTGATGAGAAAGTGATTGGTAGATATGGGGTTAAAGAAAGGAATACAGAAGGACAAATGGTGGTAGATTTTGCTAAAAGGATAAAAATGGCTGTatttaacacttattttaagaaaaaggaACAGGTCGACTATATCCTCTGTAGGAGAAAAAACCTGAAAGAGGTTAGTGTTAGGATAGGAAAGAGGATAGTGTTAGGATTAAGAAACCTGAAAGAGGTTAGAGTTAGGATTGCAAGGTGGTACCAGGAGAGAGTGTGGCTAAACAGCATAGGATGGTGA